TGTATTATGCTTCAGTGAGAATCTCCCTGAACTTCAACGAATTACCAGACTATAACAGCcttaaatgttaaaatttccAAAAGTTACACTTTCCAAGCAGTTGATTAAGTGGTGACAGCTGCGGTAGATTCTGGATTAAAATATGTGCAAAAGAAATCAGTCAAGTGGATATGAGATGCCTACAGTGTTGGGGAAGGCCTTGGTTGAGTCACCCCCATGAGCGCACACTAAAGGAGGACTCCGCATCCAACCGCAATTTCGTAATTGTATCTGCATATagatggcaaaatataatacaaGAATGTAAAGGGGGAATTATATGGTTCTCAAAGGTGACCTGAGTAGCTAAAATAAAGATATCACCGTatcttttcaacaaaataattatgtgcCTTCAGAGGGCAACAGCAAATAAGAGCGAATTGGGCATACAGCATGCTCCAATCTATGGAAATTTTATAAGGAAAAGCAAAGAAGAGAGTCCCGCTGCATTGGAAACAAACACGTTGTTGGTAGAACTATAAAGCTGTGTTTAATCTATTAAGGATATGCAGGTGTAGGAAAAGATGATAAGTGCGAAGAGAAAGACACACAGCGAACCTGGTGGAAGCGACGGAGACTGAAATGGAAGTAAAGAGGAGGAAGGATTGCAATAATAGCGAGGGTAATGAGGAGAGATCTAAAGAGCTTTCTCCTGGAGGAGGACAGGCCAAGTTTTCGCGGAAATAGGGCGTGTCTTTGGAGGCGGAGCTGCCTCTGTTGCCGATCCCATCTCGAGATAACGGAAACCATTTCGTCGTCGTCTTCTTCTagttggtggtggtggtgtgGTGAAGATCATGTACTGCTAGTGATTGGGTTGGGTATGGGTATCGCATACTGCTGCTAAGTCTAAGTGCTAATAATTCGCTCCTCCAATCCAATAATATAGACTGATGTCCTTTTTAGTTCCAAAACTGCCCGTGGAGTGGATGCTCTGCCACGTCACCCCATGCTCTTATAAAATTCCTCAACGCTCCTCCAGTCCAGACACTCAAAACTACTCTCCTGCGCTCCGCTGCACCCCaccctatatataataagtctTAACTTACACTATCTGATTTTGACTCTCTCTACCTTCCGCCTCCAATCCATaatccctctctctctttttctcacAGGCAGGCACTCAACCCCAGGTATTACTTAATGATCCATACCAACTTTTTTTGGCTTTCGAAATGAGTTAATTTTGATGTATGTATTGGTAGGAGCAGTGTTAATGGAGGAGTTATTTCAGTACATGAAGACTCTCCGCTCTCAGATCAACGGTGACTCTCCTCTCTCTGTTTCAGTGAGAAATCGTGTGAAAAtgttttaagttaatttttttaatcatgaatGATATCTTCACTTCAACTATTGAGTATGATTCTTCTCTTAACCTTGAGTTATATTGGAAACAACAATTGTTGAGGGTAAGTAGGTGAATTAGTTTAGAAATGCGAGATTGAGATTAACTTTAACCATGCTCCGTGAACTGTAGATGTGGCGGATCAAGCAGCCAAGTTATCGGTTGAAGAGCATATGCTGTTTACCACTGTTGAGACGCTCCAAAAGGATCTCGATTTAGGTTCTGTTGGAAAATCTTTTCTGTTGTTCTGTTATGTTAATGCAAAGAGTTGCTCTTTTCGCTTAAACTACAATAATACTCCACTATCTATCATCACTTTATTTTTGCTGGACAATTACTGTTTTTTATCCTTAAGCTCAGCGAAGCACACTAGAATTTTTCTTCCTTCAGTTTCctgttttttttatcaccAAAAACTTCTCACGTTTTGTGGGTGGTTTCAATGTGGATTTCAAGTACTCTTCTTGAACAGtaatattcttgatattttgAAGTTTCAAAGCTCATCAAATCCCGgcattttcttatttcttcttAAATGAAGTGCAGTGAAGAATGAAACTAGGCAAGTGAAAGAGGAAACTGATCAGATGACCAAAGCTAAGGGAAAGATCTATTCACAGATTTTGCAAAACCAGAGGAAAATTGCTTCGTTGGAATCTGATTCTTCCACCCTTAGTCAGGTGCAGAGATTTTCTTCTTAGGGTATCCAACCTATTAATTTGGAAGATAAGGTTTCACTGAAGATGGTATAGACATCTGACCCCCATGCTTTAATGTATTCAGTGTGGATGAACTTGTTCCCTTCCTTTTTATTGCTGATAATTCAGTCATAACTTCACATCTTTGTTAATGATTTGTGTCACTTGACTTAGGCTCTAATTGCCCGACATTTCTTCCCTGCTTTTGAACTGGTCCTTGTTTATTCCATTTTGGATGCTTTGTTGCAAATACGGATATAATGGTGACTACatggttaaaaaaaatctctagACATCTGAAAGTTGTGTTTACAGCTCCAACCATTCTGTGTTGGTAAGTAGTGTGCATTCTTGGTGAAGCAGTTTAACCTTGGATTATAAACGGCTCATGGCAAAAACcacattcttgttcttgattttaaCACTTCCGTTTTCCTACATTATCACTCTTGCAAGAGATCATAAGATGATTGAAAATCAGCAAAACAATATGCATTGAGATGTCCTCCTTACTATCCAGATATCAGTACAATTGTATATCAATTGGAAAGAGAATTCCATGAAGGCGCACGCTTGGGAGGGAGGTTGgatcttttatcttttgcaaCATGCAGCAAATTAGACTCATTATGGCCTTGTTTCCTCTTAACATGCAGACGTTGAAGCTTATGCAACAAGAAAAACTATGCCTGTCAGCAAAACTTGTAGATCAAAGGTAACATGTGAACCATATACCAAGAAAactatgaaatattatgtaatgGAATATTTGACTCCTATAACAGCACATATTATGAGAAGGTTGGTCAGGATATCAGTGCACAACTAACAGAACACCAGGTTTGAGATCTTGTTCTGTAACCATCCAGATTTTGCATGCAGTATTTGCAACAACTACTACAATAGATTTTAACCATGCAGGAGTGGATCAATGCACAGGATTTTGGCTCACGACCCAGAGAGGTTTGgtaatttcatgaaatatcTTTTGAAACAGCATCGTAAATCTGTAAGTGATCATATGTCAGATCTGAGATGAAATTAGCACCaaaaacaatacaaatatttggcatgtatataattttgaacgtGCAAAATGGTCTTTAAGTGTGAGATGAAGCAAGCATCAACTGCATCTATCTTTTCCAGGAAAGCTGATAAAAGATTTCCATGATAATAACATAAGGGCTTTCGCCACTGAACACTTCATTATTGAGCGAACACTTACACAGAGGAATTATACCTCTTCAATGTTTTAAGATTGTTATTTTCAAATCCAAGCAATGTAACATAAGCAGGAGACCGAGTATAAGGTCTCACCTTGCCTTCCTGCTGGTAGATTTTATAGGGTGGATCTAAGTATTCATTTGCTCGTTTTGGTCATCCTTATGCTGGATGGGTCTCCTTGTCGTCCAGtcatttttagttttctttgaGTTTTAAGTCAAATTTCCATTTTGTTGGTGGTGTTTTTCATGAGAAAATGTGAAACTGGAGGGACTTCAACTatgtttattttctctttcacGTTTGCTTTCCCAAGAGAGATATAGTGTCAATCACCATTGACTGGCCATGCAGGTAAATGAGAAAGCAGGAGGAACAAAAGGTAACAAATTACCATATTCCCTCCATTTTCAGTACACAATAAGATGTTCTTGGTGTACCATGCCTTTTAGTGGATGTAAACAACTAAGCTATAATGAAATACTACTTTctgaaaaatgtgaaaatcaTTGCAACTAATACATTGCGAGCTGTAAGCTTCActttgattttgattattgacacggaaataaatttcataatgatGGGGTACATGAACTTCCCTTCTGCTAGGTGAGCTCATAAACTggacttcatttttttttatttggtaacTGGACTCCAGTTTATTTGGAAGGAAAAGTAGGTTTAGCTTTCTTTTTAGTTGACATAATGAGTTAATCCCTTTAGTGTCGCTCTAGCAGAGGGGTGTGCCttatggggaaaaaaaagtagatatgaaagagaaacagcCTGGACTGTCTCCAAGGTTTATGGAAACTTCTCTTTAATAGTTCAATTGCCAGGAACTGGGTGTCAAAGataaaaattgctattatCAGCATATGCATGCAAATTGCCTATAAAAGcatatttcaaactttaacATTGTGAACAATGTTCAGAATTTTCTTTACAGATCTGTGGAAGTGTGGGTTTTGAACGCATATAGTTTCTAAATTCTCTGTGGTTGGTTCTTCTTAtccatattattttaatgagCAATCTTTTAACAACTGATGTGGGTAAGTATTATCTGCTTGCATAATCACTctaatttcaaataacaaagccATCGCAATTCCCAGAGTTCCCGAATGATGTAGGTCAAAGTTTGACGAAGGATTTTCAAGCTGCTCAAGCCAACTTTGGTAAGATGGAAAAGCTAAAATCAGATCTTGCTTTGAAGAATACTAAGGTTGGTTAATGCAGACAGTCAGTACTTCCTTCCGACTTCAAAACATTGGTATGGTAAACAAAATGCATATTATTAGGACACATGGTAATGATacctaaataatttttggtacAGCAGAACTAGAGATGTAAGCCAGATAATCAGTTCTGATCCTTTGCTCCAATTGAATTTCCTCTTTCACCCTTCAGAAGCTGTGTGTGATTTATAGTTGTTATGCTCGGTCTCTTAACTAGAATCAACCGCAGAAAAGGAAGCTTCATATCTAGCTGAAGTGATCTGACTGAAAATTGCAATTGGTTGTTGATATTTCTGTTGTTACAAAAGTAACTTTTGGTATTTTCTTCATGACCCTTCGGTGTTACAGCTGAGGCAGTCTGTTGAGCTAGTGAAGACTAAAATGACTGAATTTAAGGTGGtctctacatttttttttcttgtctgCTATTTGATATGTATCTACTTGGTGGACTTTAACATGCTTTGGTTAGTATACCTTTTCAGGCATACCAAACAGacacaaatacaaaaagacaaaaataaaaaagaaaaaaggaaggaaCATAGTCTGCTGTTGCCAAAAagtattttcattattcactACATAAAGCAGCAAATGCCAGGAAATTCAGAGGAGATAATTAACTGTTTAGGCATCCATCTTTTAGATGGTAGAATGATTGAAACATTCCGAGTCTGATAATAGTTTTATATGTTTCtaatatataatgatgttgGCTCGAGTGACTGCAGTCGGAACTTAGGGACATGGATGAGAAAAGCTTGGAAGAGGACCTTCAAGCACTCTTATCAGACAAATCTGGAGAAGCTGAGTATGTGCAGTCTCTGCAACTCCAGATTACGAGAGTGAAGGTGAGCCAACGACTCTTGCTTTATGTTGTTAGTTAAGTCAAATAATACCTAGACATCTATGTTTGTACCACACTTTGGGATTATAGCAGCTGGATAATTCTTTTGATGACCTCCAAACTTGGCAAGCTGATGTTAGTGCTCAAGGAAAAAGCAATTCTCTATGTAATTCTTCTTTCCAAGTTTCAAAAACATTATTTcatcaacttaatttaagatattacttttttcttttttcaggaGATCTCACACATAGTTAGGTGCTCTTGTGGTGAGGAATACAATGTTAAACTGGATAAATGAGCTTGACCATTCAGGTGGTAAAGCATAAAGGAATATCATCGATATCCTTAGGATATCTCTCTTTCAACATATTTCTATTACGTTAATGTGAAAACAAAAGATGCAGATGTGTAAAGAATGGTGCCAATAGTCAAAGTGATAAAGATGCTAGATGATTTGTTTACCACAAGTAAAGCCAAGGAAATATCATTTGTGTACCTAGCCTGGAAACCAGACGGATTTACCTTTGGGTGTATCTTTCTTCCACACCATGGAAAAAAGTGACAGGTATGCACAGTGGATGCACTTGTGTATGTAGCCTAACCCAATATACACTTCATGTAGAGTTCAGtctattttatctaaaaatataaaaattgaaggttttgtcatataattataaactcaAGTGGTATTAATGTTTAGAACTTCCATTTAATTGTACATAAATGTCATAAGCTTCAAGAACCCAGAGCACAATAAGAACACATATATGATTTAAAGAAACACAGTTAAACTGAGAGGTCACATGATTCCAATATATCCCAAGACTTTGGAGATGTCATGAACTTCAAAGCCCTCTGCAAGAGCTATCTTTTTGCTCGCCAGGGAAACTATGTCATCCGTTTTGAAGGACTCCTCACCATGCCCAATCATGTCACTTGCATAATGAACAGAACCTCTCAGAATAACAGTCTTGTGAAGACCTCCAAGCAACTCTTCATAATCCGTATCCCCTCTTTCCCCCAGAAATACCACCATTTTGGGAAGTTCAATACTCCATCTAACTGATAAGTATCTGCATAACATGCAGAGATTAGTAAAAAGGTCACAGGCATATGATGCAAGTTTGTGTTGGTTCCTTGCACAATCACTGCACAAATGATTTCAAATTGGAAAGACAGACCTGAGAGCTTGGGATCTTGATGCAAATAATGGTAtcacatttaatctttttgcAGCATGCGTATAAACTAGGTTGCACCGCAGGCCTCTCATGCGTAGCCTCTGTCTTAGTTCATCAATTTTACAAGTCTGTCACATGTGTATTGAGTTACACTTTAGTTTGCCAATTTTATTgggaaaaatatatgaaaatcaaGTGTTCCTTTTTGAGGTTCCATTTGTCTATATTTTAATCAAGTATCAAAGGATTAAAATCATACCTTGGCTCCTGGTTTAATGCTATATGAGTAGCACCGTGAGCTACATTGACTTAGTTGCATATCATCATTCTCAGGACCACTTTCTATCTGTGCAAGCCTCATTACCAtggatttaatattttcgCCTGGCCAACGGTAACCAATGTGGGATTCATGGTCTTCATCTACTTCAAAATCCCTCCAGGGATAGTACATTTCGCTTCCGCTGCTACAAACCAGTGCATCAAAGTGTTCTAGGTTTACCTGGTAATTTGTCAGCATATCCTTCGTCTCTGTCAGACTCAAACCTGTCAATAATACAAAACCTATCTGGTTAGACTTGGATCCTCCAACCTGCATAACATTCTTGATAATCAAAGGTAATGCCTCAGTGGGACTTCCATTGCTGTTATAACTGTCTGCAGCTACTACATACAGCCATTGCCTTCTCCCTGGAAAATAAATATCGATGGTTTTTCCTTTAGAAGTCGCCTTTTGCAATAGAACATCAATGACTTTCTGCTCACTGCTAGTTATATCAAGTTCACCATTCGCCTTTACATCTACATCGATGGAAAACTTTAACGAAAGGTCTTCAATGCCACGGAGTGATTCACTTAGTGGCTCCTCAGGAGTTGACACAACGGAAAGATGATTGGTTGAGTAGTGATTTCTGCACTGCTCGACATGCGAGAGGTAGTTACTGCAGTGCTCTGTCCATGAAAACTTATGGATATTTTTCAGGCCAACTTTCCGACACTCATGCCAGAGGTTTTTGTCAGCAACAAGCTTCAGAAGAGCATCTGATATGGCTTTCTGGTCATGCGGGTCAACAAGCAGACCATTATTGAGTGCCTGGTCAATCAATAATATCTATTAGATCAGACAACTGACTCAGAGTTACCCGTCTATGAAAATAGAACTTTGTATATTTTACTTGACATTGACTAGGATCTGAAATCTGTCAGAAAGCAAGCTCTACGGATAACCCCACCCATAAACTTGGATATCTTACTATTAAGTTCAATGCTTTTACGTCTACACAGAGAAAGgctaaacaaaaattacctTCAGTATATCCACAGGTCCGCCATTTCTGGTGGCAACAATGGGTAATCCATAAGCTGCAGCCTGCAGAAAACACGTCCTTCAACAAAGTGAAGATAGTTCTAAAATTTAACTGGAATCTGGTATCAAGTTAGCCTGTTGAAATTTTGAAGCAGCTAGCTGTAACTGACCTCAATGAGAGTGAGACCAAATGGTTCTACTAGGGCCGGATTGATGAAAACTCCCTTCACGAAAGATCCACCAACAACAATGTCACTGTTAGCATTATTACCAATttaaagaagagaaaaaaatcaaatgttcCCATGTAAAAGATgatatttaactaatttgtAGATATTTTTCTGGACAAATCCATAAATGGGCATGATATGTTGTTCTGGTGGACATTGACTATGGGCCACACGAATCAGATACTTTATGTTACCAAGAATACTAATTTTACAGCTCTCGAAACTGATCTATCATCAAACTGATGTTTCACCTTAGTTTTGGCTGCTAGACGATATATTTCAGGAACTTCTGGTTGCTTGTGATGCTTTGGATACGCCACCTGACCATACAAGTCATACTTGTCAATGAGCTTGAGTACAGTGGTAAGAACAGATGAACTGCTGTTGGACATATCTTCAATGCTGTCTCTGTTACCAAGTATCAGCGTCTGCAGTGACAATTGGCACTTGTATAACTTATTATTTCTTCAGATTTAGAGTTCAAGAATGCATCGGTGAAATTGCAGTTGCAGTTGTGTGAGGTTACCAAATTTGCCAGTTCACGAAGGGGTGGGCATTCTCCAAAAGCCTTCAGTAAAGTggtgatatttttctttggatCTGGACGAGATAATGCTAGTATCATGGGCTTGTGAGGATTTGTGAAGAAACGCATAATCTGCAAGTTGGGAATAATTTGTCAAAATCTTAAGAGGTATCATCTGCATGCATTTCTGGTGTTGACTTGGTTTACAGTTTTCGTACTCCTTTTGTGCTTGTACCATATTAACATGTTTAACATTAATCAGCATTCATTGATTAACATGTTTTGGAAAAGCACCTAACCTCGGACCATATCGGAGGTATAGGTCGCTTGTGGATCTTGTCGTTACCAATTAATGATTTGAGATCTCCATCGCTGTCTAATGATTCTTGTGCTAACACACTGCTGAAGTCCATGCCTGGTGGTATAACCTAGTTCCACAAAATCACCACTTATTAACTATTGTTTCTTCACACgcagaaaaaatatgaacatcAATTGCATAAAAGGCTCCCCAAATTGCCAAATTAGGAATACATGTGATTGATAGAGAAACTTGAACCAATGTCGTCCAACTGAATAAGATATTTAGATTTCTTTCTGGATTGCAGTTATTACTCTTTACCTCCATGCTTTTCTAGAGTAGTGATGCGTATAAGAGCCTATGTCCTCAGCAGATCAGATAGGCAGATGCCAGTTTCAGTCCTTGTATCAggctttcttgaatttgaaccTCCTACTGAACCAGCTATTGCAACGATAATACAGcctaaatctttttatgtatGAGTAGTTGAATGCAATTCTTGAAAATCGACATAAATAGAATTCATCATGATAagtgtttatataattttgcagTGCAATTATGAGGTCTGGACTTTTATGTTTCAACTGTAGTCATTTCTATAATGTTTTTTAAGAAGTCAACTTCAAACTTAAGTATATAacaagtaaattattatagcaAAGAAAAGGATACACATACCACCATTCTCGGCATGTATCTTCCAAGGCAGCTTACTCCTCGCCGTCTCCTAATCCTAAGTTTCCTTTCCAACTGGATGTCAAATCCATCATACAGACCCCACTGCTCTTCAATCTCTTGCCTCGTGCTTGTTACTACCACCTCAGCAGAATCCAACCCCAACTCCTCCGCTTCAATTCTCCTCGTTATCTTGTATGTGGTGTTGATATCCTCCCTAGAAAGCGTACCCTGTTTAAGTAACTGCTCCAATTTGTTCCTGCCCAAGGAGTGCCCAGTAAACACCATTGGCACATTTAGGACACCAGATAAGCGTGCCGCCACTTCCCCCGCATCTGCGTAGTGGCCATGAATGACATAAGGCCATGCTGGTTTTCCACCATTGACTTGATCTCCTAGAGCTTTTGCCATGTTGATAATGTGGCTGAGAGCTCCATCAACATATTCCGGTATGTAAGCCCAGAGTGACTCTTTGGGGATGTACCTGTTGCATATTCAGCAGCAAGTTTACTATCTTGTTGAACTTTAAGTCTTCTTGACTCGAAATAAAATAGACTGGATTCTCATAGTTTAGCTTGAgggaaattatatatatatgtgtgtgtgtgtgtaaatttaatttgtttgttacTTTTCAGGAGGCCCGCACGGGATTCGAATAATGTAGGCACCACAGCTGCCGAATCCATCAGATGGGCATGAAAGCATCTCAATTGGTTCTCCGTAGGTGGAGTCCACCTCCGGGGATGTGATTTGTCGCGTCAGAAGATCGACTCTGTGCACACCATCCATGTTTGCTAGAGCTCGAGCCAATTCGACTACGTACTTTACCTGATAACATTTATCCAAAGTACACAAAAATAGTGGTTTATTGATCgcaggaagaagaaaatgattgGAGTTTGTGGTATCGAATGAATGGATGCAGGCAGGTCGATTGTCAGACTACCTGACCACCTGTATCAGAGTCTCGTCCAAGTTCCATGTTTTCTCCTCGCACCAACCCATGAAGACTACATTAcataataaacaattaaacaTAAACCACTCCATTAATTGTTGTGATGTCAGGCAAATCGAAATACTAGTATGATTCAATTTCATACTATGAACCCGTATGATACCAATGCAAACATCCAGCTATCCTGGTATCTATTTTTACATCTTACCTTCaatttatttccatttcaACTGCTGCTATGTAAAAAAG
The window above is part of the Sesamum indicum cultivar Zhongzhi No. 13 linkage group LG2, S_indicum_v1.0, whole genome shotgun sequence genome. Proteins encoded here:
- the LOC105174736 gene encoding probable sucrose-phosphate synthase 4 isoform X2; protein product: MRENEWLNGYLEAILDVGTSRNGTREAESCSDDSERGKRYSLRNSIKKKLVDERLKLEKLGIQKQKEEKIFSPTKYFVEEVVNSFDEADLHRTWIKVIATRSSRQRNNRLENMCWRIWHLARKKKQIAWDATQKLVNQRLEREKSRSDAAADLSELSEEEKEKEESNRTDSVTDISRINSQTQIWSDDKSRQLYVVLISLHGLVRGENMELGRDSDTGGQVKYVVELARALANMDGVHRVDLLTRQITSPEVDSTYGEPIEMLSCPSDGFGSCGAYIIRIPYIPKESLWAYIPEYVDGALSHIINMAKALGDQVNGGKPAWPYVIHGHYADAGEVAARLSGVLNVPMVFTGHSLGRNKLEQLLKQGTLSREDINTTYKITRRIEAEELGLDSAEVVVTSTRQEIEEQWGLYDGFDIQLERKLRIRRRRGVSCLGRYMPRMVVIPPGMDFSSVLAQESLDSDGDLKSLIGNDKIHKRPIPPIWSEIMRFFTNPHKPMILALSRPDPKKNITTLLKAFGECPPLRELANLTLILGNRDSIEDMSNSSSSVLTTVLKLIDKYDLYGQVAYPKHHKQPEVPEIYRLAAKTKGVFINPALVEPFGLTLIEAAAYGLPIVATRNGGPVDILKALNNGLLVDPHDQKAISDALLKLVADKNLWHECRKVGLKNIHKFSWTEHCSNYLSHVEQCRNHYSTNHLSVVSTPEEPLSESLRGIEDLSLKFSIDVDVKANGELDITSSEQKVIDVLLQKATSKGKTIDIYFPGRRQWLYVVAADSYNSNGSPTEALPLIIKNVMQVGGSKSNQIGFVLLTGLSLTETKDMLTNYQVNLEHFDALVCSSGSEMYYPWRDFEVDEDHESHIGYRWPGENIKSMVMRLAQIESGPENDDMQLSQCSSRCYSYSIKPGAKTCKIDELRQRLRMRGLRCNLVYTHAAKRLNVIPLFASRSQALRYLSVRWSIELPKMVVFLGERGDTDYEELLGGLHKTVILRGSVHYASDMIGHGEESFKTDDIVSLASKKIALAEGFEVHDISKVLGYIGIM
- the LOC105174736 gene encoding probable sucrose-phosphate synthase 4 isoform X3, which gives rise to MRENEWLNGYLEAILDVGTSRNGTREAESCSDDSERGKRYSLRNSIKKKLVDERLKLEKLGIQKQKEEKIFSPTKYFVEEVVNSFDEADLHRTWIKVIATRSSRQRNNRLENMCWRIWHLARKKKQIAWDATQKLVNQRLEREKSRSDAAADLSELSEEEKEKEESNRTDSVTDISRINSQTQIWSDDKSRQLYVVLISLHGLVRGENMELGRDSDTGGQVKYVVELARALANMDGVHRVDLLTRQITSPEVDSTYGEPIEMLSCPSDGFGSCGAYIIRIPCGPPEKYIPKESLWAYIPEYVDGALSHIINMAKALGDQVNGGKPAWPYVIHGHYADAGEVAARLSGVLNVPMVFTGHSLGRNKLEQLLKQGTLSREDINTTYKITRRIEAEELGLDSAEVVVTSTRQEIEEQWGLYDGFDIQLERKLRIRRRRGVSCLGRYMPRMVIMRFFTNPHKPMILALSRPDPKKNITTLLKAFGECPPLRELANLTLILGNRDSIEDMSNSSSSVLTTVLKLIDKYDLYGQVAYPKHHKQPEVPEIYRLAAKTKGVFINPALVEPFGLTLIEAAAYGLPIVATRNGGPVDILKALNNGLLVDPHDQKAISDALLKLVADKNLWHECRKVGLKNIHKFSWTEHCSNYLSHVEQCRNHYSTNHLSVVSTPEEPLSESLRGIEDLSLKFSIDVDVKANGELDITSSEQKVIDVLLQKATSKGKTIDIYFPGRRQWLYVVAADSYNSNGSPTEALPLIIKNVMQVGGSKSNQIGFVLLTGLSLTETKDMLTNYQVNLEHFDALVCSSGSEMYYPWRDFEVDEDHESHIGYRWPGENIKSMVMRLAQIESGPENDDMQLSQCSSRCYSYSIKPGAKTCKIDELRQRLRMRGLRCNLVYTHAAKRLNVIPLFASRSQALRYLSVRWSIELPKMVVFLGERGDTDYEELLGGLHKTVILRGSVHYASDMIGHGEESFKTDDIVSLASKKIALAEGFEVHDISKVLGYIGIM
- the LOC105174736 gene encoding probable sucrose-phosphate synthase 4 isoform X1, with translation MRENEWLNGYLEAILDVGTSRNGTREAESCSDDSERGKRYSLRNSIKKKLVDERLKLEKLGIQKQKEEKIFSPTKYFVEEVVNSFDEADLHRTWIKVIATRSSRQRNNRLENMCWRIWHLARKKKQIAWDATQKLVNQRLEREKSRSDAAADLSELSEEEKEKEESNRTDSVTDISRINSQTQIWSDDKSRQLYVVLISLHGLVRGENMELGRDSDTGGQVKYVVELARALANMDGVHRVDLLTRQITSPEVDSTYGEPIEMLSCPSDGFGSCGAYIIRIPCGPPEKYIPKESLWAYIPEYVDGALSHIINMAKALGDQVNGGKPAWPYVIHGHYADAGEVAARLSGVLNVPMVFTGHSLGRNKLEQLLKQGTLSREDINTTYKITRRIEAEELGLDSAEVVVTSTRQEIEEQWGLYDGFDIQLERKLRIRRRRGVSCLGRYMPRMVVIPPGMDFSSVLAQESLDSDGDLKSLIGNDKIHKRPIPPIWSEIMRFFTNPHKPMILALSRPDPKKNITTLLKAFGECPPLRELANLTLILGNRDSIEDMSNSSSSVLTTVLKLIDKYDLYGQVAYPKHHKQPEVPEIYRLAAKTKGVFINPALVEPFGLTLIEAAAYGLPIVATRNGGPVDILKALNNGLLVDPHDQKAISDALLKLVADKNLWHECRKVGLKNIHKFSWTEHCSNYLSHVEQCRNHYSTNHLSVVSTPEEPLSESLRGIEDLSLKFSIDVDVKANGELDITSSEQKVIDVLLQKATSKGKTIDIYFPGRRQWLYVVAADSYNSNGSPTEALPLIIKNVMQVGGSKSNQIGFVLLTGLSLTETKDMLTNYQVNLEHFDALVCSSGSEMYYPWRDFEVDEDHESHIGYRWPGENIKSMVMRLAQIESGPENDDMQLSQCSSRCYSYSIKPGAKTCKIDELRQRLRMRGLRCNLVYTHAAKRLNVIPLFASRSQALRYLSVRWSIELPKMVVFLGERGDTDYEELLGGLHKTVILRGSVHYASDMIGHGEESFKTDDIVSLASKKIALAEGFEVHDISKVLGYIGIM
- the LOC105174736 gene encoding probable sucrose-phosphate synthase 4 isoform X4 — translated: MCWRIWHLARKKKQIAWDATQKLVNQRLEREKSRSDAAADLSELSEEEKEKEESNRTDSVTDISRINSQTQIWSDDKSRQLYVVLISLHGLVRGENMELGRDSDTGGQVKYVVELARALANMDGVHRVDLLTRQITSPEVDSTYGEPIEMLSCPSDGFGSCGAYIIRIPCGPPEKYIPKESLWAYIPEYVDGALSHIINMAKALGDQVNGGKPAWPYVIHGHYADAGEVAARLSGVLNVPMVFTGHSLGRNKLEQLLKQGTLSREDINTTYKITRRIEAEELGLDSAEVVVTSTRQEIEEQWGLYDGFDIQLERKLRIRRRRGVSCLGRYMPRMVVIPPGMDFSSVLAQESLDSDGDLKSLIGNDKIHKRPIPPIWSEIMRFFTNPHKPMILALSRPDPKKNITTLLKAFGECPPLRELANLTLILGNRDSIEDMSNSSSSVLTTVLKLIDKYDLYGQVAYPKHHKQPEVPEIYRLAAKTKGVFINPALVEPFGLTLIEAAAYGLPIVATRNGGPVDILKALNNGLLVDPHDQKAISDALLKLVADKNLWHECRKVGLKNIHKFSWTEHCSNYLSHVEQCRNHYSTNHLSVVSTPEEPLSESLRGIEDLSLKFSIDVDVKANGELDITSSEQKVIDVLLQKATSKGKTIDIYFPGRRQWLYVVAADSYNSNGSPTEALPLIIKNVMQVGGSKSNQIGFVLLTGLSLTETKDMLTNYQVNLEHFDALVCSSGSEMYYPWRDFEVDEDHESHIGYRWPGENIKSMVMRLAQIESGPENDDMQLSQCSSRCYSYSIKPGAKTCKIDELRQRLRMRGLRCNLVYTHAAKRLNVIPLFASRSQALRYLSVRWSIELPKMVVFLGERGDTDYEELLGGLHKTVILRGSVHYASDMIGHGEESFKTDDIVSLASKKIALAEGFEVHDISKVLGYIGIM